From the genome of Rathayibacter sp. VKM Ac-2759, one region includes:
- a CDS encoding LacI family DNA-binding transcriptional regulator, with protein sequence MPSTPSPRARPSMADVGRRADVSAQTVSRFFTGGYVAPATRVRIEAAIADLGYRHNRVARNLRVQRTDTVGFLAMGPLNYGHSELLTGVSRAARAEGLSLITALLEVDPHEPTARLEMMHAVDKLLSFQVDGIIVGTPYDGLDELVDYIAASVPVVTRSERGGPSEDSTYADSYGAGYLGTRHLLELGHRRILHLAGPGDRNEAVDRERGYRTALAEAGVAPLEVLRCREWDAESGAAQGRAVDPESFTAVSAANDQIALGFLRAMAERGRIAPDHYSIVGVDDMPDSEFYSPPLTTMHLDHQLLGEKALQMLAARIRTGERQERTAVSARLVLRSSTAPLR encoded by the coding sequence ATGCCGAGCACTCCCTCCCCCCGCGCGCGGCCGAGCATGGCCGATGTCGGGCGCCGTGCCGACGTCTCGGCGCAGACCGTCTCGCGCTTCTTCACCGGCGGCTACGTCGCTCCGGCCACCCGGGTGCGGATCGAGGCGGCGATCGCCGACCTCGGCTACCGGCACAACCGCGTCGCCAGGAACCTCCGGGTTCAGCGCACCGACACCGTCGGATTCCTCGCGATGGGACCGCTCAACTACGGGCACTCCGAGCTGCTCACCGGGGTGAGCCGCGCCGCCCGCGCCGAGGGGCTCTCGCTGATCACGGCGCTGCTCGAGGTCGACCCGCACGAGCCGACCGCCCGGCTCGAGATGATGCACGCCGTCGACAAGCTGCTGTCGTTCCAGGTCGACGGCATCATCGTCGGCACGCCCTACGACGGGCTGGACGAGCTCGTCGACTACATCGCCGCCTCGGTGCCGGTGGTCACGCGCTCCGAGCGGGGCGGCCCCTCCGAGGACTCGACCTACGCCGACTCCTACGGCGCCGGCTACCTCGGCACCCGCCACCTCCTCGAGCTGGGGCACCGGCGCATCCTGCACCTGGCCGGGCCGGGCGACCGCAACGAGGCCGTCGACCGCGAGCGCGGCTACCGCACCGCGCTGGCGGAGGCGGGGGTCGCGCCGCTCGAGGTGCTGCGCTGCCGCGAATGGGATGCGGAGTCGGGCGCCGCCCAGGGTCGCGCCGTGGATCCGGAGTCGTTCACCGCGGTGTCGGCCGCGAACGACCAGATCGCCCTCGGGTTCCTCCGCGCGATGGCCGAGAGGGGCCGGATCGCGCCCGATCACTACTCCATCGTCGGCGTCGACGACATGCCCGACTCCGAGTTCTACTCGCCGCCGCTGACGACCATGCACCTCGACCACCAGCTGCTCGGCGAGAAGGCCCTGCAGATGCTGGCCGCGCGGATCCGCACGGGCGAGCGCCAGGAGCGGACCGCCGTCTCGGCGCGCCTCGTGCTGCGCAGCTCGACGGCACCGCTGCGCTGA